The genomic segment TCTCAGCTTAAACTAAATTCAAGTTCATAGATTTAATGAAAGTTAAagagataaattaaataaaacacagagttaAAGAAAGTTCTTATAGTGCTGATGTCGTCAAATATCCCCAATCACACCGATATTCAGTTTCCAGTCATATCACGGctgcatttattttcattgtcaaTTATAACTACATTAATTTTCTCCTTTAAGTCAACTGACAGAAAATAATCGACAAATGCCAACTGctcaaaatgaattaaaatattatttgatcATCCACATAGTTGCCATTTGATCaactaattgattaatcaacaTAAAGCAGATgatatatttatctatataatgatttaaataataagaaaaaagtgACAACCTATGAATTTGGGGTAAATTTGCCTGAAAAACCAGATGaaactatttattttgtgtggagTCCTCGGCCAGTTTCTCACCTCATGGCCACATTGCTGCCGTCTATAACGATGGGTCTCAGGGCATCTTCATCCtcgctgctctcctctctggtccgAGGAGTCGACACGGCGACAGGCAGCTGCAGCGTGGGGCCCGCAGCCTGGGGGTCCCCTCTGGGCAGCACCACCGACATCATGGTCACCGGCACCTGTTTGGGCTCCTGATCCATCTTCATCAGCTCCCCCAGAACTTTATCTGTGTCTATGCTGGGGCCAAACTTCTGCTGAACGGACCGAACCTGAGCCGTGGAGTATCCCAGCTTGAGGAAGAAGTCCATCTGGGCCTCCAGCTGCTCGGGGTCCAGGGATGGGTCGGGTTCAGCAGAGGACATTTTCTCACAGGACGGACGGGAGGTGTTTTGCACAGGGAGGAGTGAGGGGAAGATCCATGCAGCAGCGGCAGAGTCTGTGGGGTTCCAACAGGTCGCGGCTGGGATTTTACTCCACGGGtgcacagatttaaaaactTCAGCATTCATCCCTTCGTCCTCGGCGTAGCTCATTCATGTCCTAAAAACGTTTCCAGTGTCAGGTCTGCATTCCAGAAAGACAGAGACGTTTGATTACCATGTGTTACAGCCACAACTGTGAGCAAATTAATCAATCAGTCGATTCACACCGGCCGTGGAGAAAGTTTTAGAGATTATTTGCATGAGTGAAAGTAGCTATACTGCAATCAAAGTAAACATAGCATTATtagcaaaatatatttaaaagtatCATCGATATCATGGATTCATGTGTTCTTTAACAATTCCTAGGATATTACGTTAGAACCAATAAAGATTTTCAAGACCTTCTCTGCAAAGTGACTAAATGTTGTTAAATACATGCAGCAAAACGAAGAACTGATCTGGGAATTGTTACGGAGTAGTAGAcccaaatttaaatatttgaaaaaagcaGCGTATAATTGTATTTACGTTCAATACCTGAGTAAATATTCATAGTTACTTGATTGTTTAAGCCGAATTCACCTCGATTCTGCTTTTCTTCAGTGAATTCAGTATATTCGAGTGACAAGGCAATATCAAGACAGCACATTGGACTTCGGGAAACCGAGGATAACCGTAATACAGTACTTATCACACATTTTatagacagataaataaaataatcataaaactAAAGTGATAAGTTGCAGCCCTATTTCCTGTAGTCTTAAACCTACTTTGCCACTTTTCTATTTGTGTACTAATGGATGTTCTCATCATCAATAAACATACGTTACCATCACAGTTTGCTTGAGCAACAGGTGAAATCTtcaaatgtcttattttgtccccaaaaaaacattttacagtcaaataaataaatgagaagcACATTCTCACATTTCAGAGGCTGGAACTGGATTCATCTATTTTTCCTTTGCCTGTAAATGATGGTGAACTACAAAGATTTCCTATTAAACTTAATCCACAGAATAATTTGAGACACTGGAGAAGTCTGAGAACATGCATCAGTACATTTAAATCAAACGTGAACAGGGAGGGACCAGTATCTGACTGGTTTGAATCTCCAAACTGTTAAGACTCCACGGTTTCTCCTTCAGTTGCATATCAATGGAAACACAGGGCAGAAGTATAAGTGTTTAAAAAGTCGCTCCTGCTGTTTCCGCCTCACCTGAAACTTCACAAAATTAGACAAACGTACCTGTGCGTCAGACGCGTCTTTCTATTTGggaagtgtgcgtgtgtgttcaccGCGGGTTTCACGTGAACACTGACTCTGCAGATCACTGCCGAGCAGCCTCCCTCTGTGTCACAGCCGGTACAAGGAAGTTAGGGTTTTTCCCTGTTGTTGACATCAGCCAACGAGCAGCATGCGAACCAACCAGGAGGTCTGAGCGAGTCACATGCTGGGATACCGGTGAAAACAAGTGTGGCGGGAGGCGATGCAATCTGGCACCATATCCGTGCGTCCATTACGCACGGATACATGAGCAGAATTGCGCAAAGAAATGGTTTTCACTCAGGAGTATATGCTGCAAAGATTATTGTGCAATGTGTTTAAACCTGGAATATTTTCAACACAGTTTTAATCAGTAAGAACAGACTAAAATTACTTCACAGCCAAATAACAgatgtattttgttttacacCAAAACTCTAAAATAGGTTTAGCATAAATGACTGTTATATTAtggtgaaactgaaaagtaaaGCCtcccagtaaaaaaaaaaaagaaagaattctTATTTAAAAGTATTGAAACTCAAGCAGGGCCGTAtagaaccacaagagagccccAGGGCAAAGAGACACTATGGATCCCACATTTCTGTCACTCGCTGTCTGTTTGTACTTTTTTCAGTCATCCGGAGGCACACATTCAGATATCAGGAAATACAACATGCACTGAATAATAAAGGCTTTCAATTCAATATTCAATAATTCAATAGTAATTTAGCAGATGGTTTTAcagttctgtttctgtttttttttgtatcgtAGTCCTCACTTTATTccatttaattttataattaataAACGATCATTTATGCAGGatggaaaaagacaagaaaatcagATTAGACGAAATGAGGGGGAATCACTTTGAGTCCTGAGATTCTTCtgtattaatttatattttatttgttgtttagtAGCATGTTAATATGAAAAGTGAAGAAGACAATAAAGGGGCaaaataatccttaatatgttttaatttttcttccACGGGATTCATTCCAAAATATTCGTTAATATGAGGTCATAATATTCAAATTTACTCATTAATGTTTTTAACCTCTATGACAATTACGCTGTCTCCAATGTGGTTTTGGCTTACGCTCCGCAGGTAAATCCATTTTAGGAAGAACAGCTGGATGTGCAGCTGTTGTTTCCCGATCTGACCCAAGAGTTGTTGAGTCCGGTGCAGGTGCTTCTTCAGCAGTTGGTTCCAACTCCAACCCAGGTGTTGTGGAGTCTGGTGCAGgttcagctgttgtttctgaATCTGGCCCAGGTGCtgcttcagctgttgtttcCATCTCTGGCATGGGTATtgcttcagctgttgtttctaAATGAGATCCAGGTGTTGTTGTGTCCAGTGCAGGTGCTTCTTCAGCAGTTGGTTCCAACTCCAACCCAGGTGTTGTGGAGTCTGAAGCACgttcagctgttgtttctgaGTCTGGCCCAGGTTCtgcttcagctgttgtttctgaATATGATCCAGGTGTTGTGGAGTCTGGTGCAGGTTCAGCTATTGTTTCTGAGTCTGGCCCAGGTCCtgcttcagctgttgtttctaAATGAGATCCAGGAGTTGTTGTGTCCAGTGCAGGTGCTTCTTCAGCAGTTGGTTCCAACTCCAACCCAGGTGTTGTGGAGTCTGGTGCAGgttcagctgttgtttctgaATCTGGCCCAGGTGCTGCTTCAGCTGTTGTGTCTGAATATGATCCAGATGTTGTGGAGTCTGGTGCAGGTTCAGTTATTGTTTCGGAGTCTGGCCCAGGTGCTgcttcagctgttgtttttaaatatgttccAGGTGTTGTGGAGTCTGGTGCAGGTTCAGCTATTGTTTCTGAGTCTGGCCCAGGTTCtgcttcagctgttgtttctgaATATGATCCAGGTGTTGTGGAGTCTGGTGCAGgttcagctgttgtttctgaGTCTGGCCCAGGTGCtgcttcagctgttgtttctaAATGAGATCCAGGTGCTGTTGTGTCCAGTGCAGGTGCTTCTTCAGCAGTTGGTTCCAACTCCAACCCAGGTGTTGTGGAGTCTGGTGCAGgttcagctgttgtttctgaGTCTGGCCCAGGTGCtgcttcagctgttgtttctaAATGAGATCCAGGTGTTGTTGTGTCCAGTGCAGGTGCTTCTTCAGCAGTTGGTTCCAACTCCAACCCAGGTGTTGTGGAGTCTGGTGCAGgttcagctgttgtttctgaATCTGGCCCAGGTGCtgcttcagctgttgtttctgaATATGATCCAGATGTTGTGGAGTCTGGTGCAGGTTCAGTTATTGTTTCGGAGTCTGGCCCAGGTGCTgcttcagctgttgtttttaaatatgttccAGGTGTTGTGGAGTCTGGTGCAGGTTCAGCTATTGTTTCTGAGTCTAGCCCAGGTTCtgcttcagctgttgtttctgaATATGATCCAGGTGTTGTGGAGTCTGGTGCAGgttcagctgttgtttctgaGTCTGGCCCAGGTGCtgcttcagctgttgtttctaAATGAGATCCAGGTGCTGTTGTTTCCAGTGCAGGTGCTTCTTCAGCAGTTGGTTCCAACTCCAACCCAGGTGTTGTGGAGTCTGGTGCAGgttcagctgttgtttctgaGTCTGGCCCAGGTGCtgcttcagctgttgtttctaAATGAGATCCAGGAGTTGTTGTTTCCAGTGCAGGTGCTTCTTCAGCAGTTGGTTCCAACTCCAACCCAGGTGTTGTGGAGTCTGGAGCACgttcagctgttgtttctgaGTCTGGCCCAGGTGCTGCTTCGGGTGTTGTTTCTGAATATGATCCAGGTGTTGTGGAGTCTGGTGCAGGTTCAGCTATTGTTTCTGAGTCTGGCCCAGGTGCtgcttcagctgttgtttctgaATATGATCCAGGTGTTGTGGAGTCTGGTGCAGGTTCAGCTGTTGTTTCCGAGTCTGGCCCAGGTGCtgcttcagctgttgtttctaAATGAGATCCAGGTGCTGTTGTGTCCAGTGCAGGTGCTTCTTCAGCAGTTGGTTCCAACTCCAACCCAGGTGTTGTGGAGTCTGGAGCACgttcagctgttgtttctgaGTCTGGCCCAGGTGCTGTGTCAGCTATTGTTGTTTCTGGTCCAGGTTCtgcttcagctgttgtttctgaATATGATCCAGGTGTTGTGGAGTGTGGTGCAGGTTCAGCTATTGTTTCTGAATCTGGCCCAGGTGCTGCTTCTGGTGTTGTTTCCAACTCTGGCATGGGTATtgcttcagctgttgtttctaAATGAGATCCAGGAGTTGTTGTTTCCAGTGCAGGTGCTTCTTCAGCAGTTGGTTCCAACTCCAACCCAGGTGTTGTGGAGTCTGGAGCACgttcagctgttgtttctgaGTCTGGCCCAGGTGCTGTGTCAGCTATTGTTGTTTCTGGTCCAGGTTCtgcttcagctgttgtttctgaATATGATCCAGGTGTTGTGGAGTGTGGTGCAGGTTCAGCTATTGTTTCTGAGTCTGGCCCAGGTGCtgcttcagctgttgtttctgaATATGATCCAGGTGTTGTGGAGTCTGGTGCAGgttcagctgttgtttctgaGTCTGGCCGAGGTGCtgcttcagctgttgtttcCAACTCTGGCATGGGTATtgcttcagctgttgtttctaAATGAGATCCAGGTGTTGTTGTGTCCAGTGCAGGTGCTTCTTCAGCAGTTGGTTCCAACTCCAACCCAGGTGTTGTGGAGTCTGGTGCAGgttcagctgttgtttctgaATCTGGCCCAGGTGCtgcttcagctgttgtttcCAACTCTGGCATGGGTATtgcttcagctgttgtttctaAATGAGATCCAGGTGTTGTTGTGTCCAGTGCAGGTGCTTCTTCAGCAGTTGGTTCCAACCCCAACCCAGGTGTTGCTGCAGTAGTTGATTTCAAATCTGGCTCAAGTGTCACTCTGTCTGGTGTAGCCACTCTTTCCGCTGTTGTTTCTGAGTCCAGCCCAACAGTTGTTTCAAACTCTAGCTTGGGCATCGCTTCAGGTGTGATTACTGAATCAGGTCCAGGTGTTATTTTATCTGTTGCAAGTGTTGCTTCACCTTTTGTTTCTGACTCTGGCCCAGACACTCcttcagctgttgtttttgaATCTGATCCAGAAGTTATTGAGTTTGGCTCAACTTTAGTTTGTGCTTGTTCAGTTGTTGATGATGTTGGCTTGGGTTTTGGCTCAGTTGTCACTTGTATGTTCCTTCCACCATCTCCTGTTTGTCCACCATCTCCTGTTTGTCCACCTTTTATACAATTGCAGGGTTTGAGTTGAATGATGTTTTTAATAAGTTCAGCACTCGGGAAGTTCATGCTTAGGACTCCTAAGCAACCTTGGTATGAGGAGCTTTTCTTATGTTGTACCACAAAGCTGTTAAGCTGCGGGTTAAGTGTTCGAGCCAACTTTTTTGGACTGCTGAGAAGTGATGCTGCACTGTCAGTCAACACAATATGTTGACCACAGAGTTGTGACATGATTTTCCTGATTTTGGCTTCCACAGCGATCAGCTTCTTATTTTCAAAGAACATTGACTCGTGGTTTTCTATGCCACGATAGTATGTGTCACTGTGGATAAGAACAATATTTCCCCTCACCTGTTGCATGGTCGGGATTGAGGACTGAGTCCATATCTTATTTCGGTTCTTGTCAATCAATTCCGTCATCAATTTTGTGACTTTGCTCTTGTATAGCCCATGTAATGTTACTTTTACAAGCACAGTCTCACTTCTGTGGATGTTTAAGAAGTGGAAAATAACCTTAAGTACTTCATCTAAATGAGAATGTTGCCAAAACATCCAATGACTATCCCGGATATAAAGATAATTTTTGGATGACCAAATCCCAACATGCAAATCAAAATAACGCACTCCCATTTTGAGTTGGTTGTCCAAGGTCCAAACTTGACATTTAGCAAGAGGTCCTCCGTGTAATGATAAGCTTTCGTGTGTTCCAGGTATGGAGAGAGCAGATATGAGGGTCTCATTAGGCACAGACTTCATCCAGTCCAGGTTATAAAGTCTTGGATTAATGGCTGGGTCATCATTGAAACCTGTTCCTGAGCCCGAACAGGAGTTTATTATTCTGGTGGAGGAAAAGACATAATCATATTTCTGAATTTCCAAATTTTAACAAAGTTTCAATCATTCTTTACAAATaacatataaaaacagaaatgatgaaataataacacaataattCGATAAAGCACATTGTTCTATGTACAACACAAATTGTACTATGTGCTATGTTCAACTTACATCAAGGAAAGCCACAAGTAATCATGGTTCTCCATAATTGTTTTTGATGTCCAACCTGTATGTTCCAGTAATGATTTGTCCAGCTGTCTTTCCAAGATATGTTTACATCTTTGTCTCACCCATGGAGCTTTTTAACTGTGAACATGACTGGGACGAAAAAGACAGTTGTCTCCCTTGGAGTCAGTTGCTGTAACTGTGAGCAGAAAGATAGAGTTTCATTTGCATGGTTATTCTCTCTAATCTATTGTTTTgaatgaggagagagagtgagaattGTGTATGCAGCCATACTTTATGAGCAAAAGTATGAGGACACATTTGTCGAGTTTGGTTTGGTGCTGCTTTTAGTGGTTCAAatttttaaagcacttttttGTAATTCTTTTTAAATGGGCTTATACGATACAGTCCTTTTTTATATGTGGGGTCATATACATGTTTTCAAAACCTAagatttgtcttttcttgttttattattacttttttatttgtttcattattgTCTACTTTATGTAGACCTGGAGTCAGACCTTATCTCCCAAAATGAGGACCCAACTTTGCTTTTCCTCTTGTGGCTGATGCCTGCAGTCATGTTACACAATCTTGGAGAAAGCCTGAGGTGCAGAGACAGTTATGAAATGTTTAATGATCGCATACAGGAGTAATATTTAGGTTTGCACAGGCATCAGGCATCCAcatgtttcatcattttgaaCGTTTTGTCGTGCCTTATGAAACAGGCTAAATGGGTTTGTTCTCTTTTTCCACATGTTAAATACTCACTGtgcctctttcctctctgtggTTGGTTGAGCTGCGCTGTGAcgccatcctcctcctccaataAGCTTGTATCTGGCCTCTGCTGATCCTCTTCCGGCCACCTGTTGCATCTTAGTGCGAAAGGTTATCTGCAGAACCATGATCAGATAAGACTTTAACCTGTGCTAGTGGTATTTCACAACAGGAACTATCAGATAATGATAAATAGCAAGAGTGCTTTTGATCTGCAAGAGGCCCAATTGCTTCTAACACCCACGTCTGCACCAGCTTTTTGCCCCGGAGCTAATCCCTTCTTTGTCTTTACAAGATGTCTGTGAGAACTCTCCCCCTGGTTTTCATTAATCTTGGTGGGGAGATGATTTACATACTGGACCAACGCCTGCAAGCTCCCAACACGTCTGATGACAATTCAGAGAAAGGTAGAGGTAGATAGAGACCTGACAGGCTTGATAGATGTGTACGTGTTTCGCTCCCACTCATCCCTCCCCCTGACAAGCTGTAGCAGTCAGATGTTAGCTTATAAACCAAGCATGTGCATCTCATATTTCCATTGCGCAACACCCCGAAtgcctcttctttcttctcttgcagGAGTGTGGTCAGAAAACGACAGAAAAAGAGGTATAAATACCACACATCAGAATATTGTTGTTTATTCAGCTCGGTGTGCCACTAGTTTCTACTTTTAGTTCAACATAATTGGTTGTGAGATGTAGAAATAGTCTTGGTACAACATTATATTACAGCTTACAATATAATTCTGATGTATGCATGGTACTAGTGTAAGAAAACAAGAGTATGGGgaacaaggaaaagaaaaaattggCATTTTAGAGGAAAGAAGATATAAATTATGCTCATAAGCATTTATGTAAGTTGGGTTTGACTTTCTAACATTGTATGTTACCCAAACTGCAGCAAGTTACAGGAGGAAAGGGTTAAGAAGGTTAAGGAAGTTAAAGGAACGGATGTGTGACATGGTCTGATCAACAAAGCTCCATCTTCAGCAGGAACTGGCATTTTGTTAGCATCTGAAATTACACAGTTAAATGCAGGCTGCATTGTTTCCATGGTGCTTATGCATTTCACATGAATCAGTAACTTAATTCATAAATTCAATAAATCGGTGAGGAACAGCAAACCTAGTTTAACACGCTAGCAGTTAGCGTAGCAGTAGATTGATTTATTAATCAATATAATAGAAGAATAGAAGATTGTCAGAGAGAAGTATCTTCATTTAATTAGGTCTTAGTCAGCCTGAAAAGACTTTATGATCTACAACATATTTTGACAGGCAACCATTTTCCTTGATGTTTGTCTTCGATGCCTTTTAATAacatatacaataaaataaaagctccaaTGGTAAGTATGACCCAGAATAACCACTTTGcttttctgtccctctcctgtTCAAAGTTATGAATGACATCGTGGGAACCATGTTTAGCAAAGCATTCATCGATGAACTTCTCAAACCTCAGCAGCTGTATTCTCACAGGACACTGAAGACTGTGCTGACTCGCTTAGCACACGCCTCCATCATGAGGTTGAACCCCGCCAGCATGGATAGGGTATGTGCCGGACACCAGATCAGGGGTTGAAACTCGCTCAAGTCCCTTAAGACTCAAGTACAGTTGTCAAGTAAAGTCAACAACAGGTCAAGACTGAAATCCTCACTTCCATGACTTAATTCGGACTCGAACGCTGCTCTGAACTCTACACACCCCTGATTCTAGATACCTTTCAAGTGCTGCATTTTCATCGGTGCATCAAATGTTATGTCTTCGTTCTTTGTTCTTCCCTCCTGCAGCTTTACG from the Paralichthys olivaceus isolate ysfri-2021 chromosome 20, ASM2471397v2, whole genome shotgun sequence genome contains:
- the LOC138405836 gene encoding mucin-1-like — protein: MENHDYLWLSLIIINSCSGSGTGFNDDPAINPRLYNLDWMKSVPNETLISALSIPGTHESLSLHGGPLAKCQVWTLDNQLKMGVRYFDLHVGIWSSKNYLYIRDSHWMFWQHSHLDEVLKVIFHFLNIHRSETVLVKVTLHGLYKSKVTKLMTELIDKNRNKIWTQSSIPTMQQVRGNIVLIHSDTYYRGIENHESMFFENKKLIAVEAKIRKIMSQLCGQHIVLTDSAASLLSSPKKLARTLNPQLNSFVVQHKKSSSYQGCLGVLSMNFPSAELIKNIIQLKPCNCIKGGQTGDGGQTGDGGRNIQVTTEPKPKPTSSTTEQAQTKVEPNSITSGSDSKTTAEGVSGPESETKGEATLATDKITPGPDSVITPEAMPKLEFETTVGLDSETTAERVATPDRVTLEPDLKSTTAATPGLGLEPTAEEAPALDTTTPGSHLETTAEAIPMPELETTAEAAPGPDSETTAEPAPDSTTPGLELEPTAEEAPALDTTTPGSHLETTAEAIPMPELETTAEAAPRPDSETTAEPAPDSTTPGSYSETTAEAAPGPDSETIAEPAPHSTTPGSYSETTAEAEPGPETTIADTAPGPDSETTAERAPDSTTPGLELEPTAEEAPALETTTPGSHLETTAEAIPMPELETTPEAAPGPDSETIAEPAPHSTTPGSYSETTAEAEPGPETTIADTAPGPDSETTAERAPDSTTPGLELEPTAEEAPALDTTAPGSHLETTAEAAPGPDSETTAEPAPDSTTPGSYSETTAEAAPGPDSETIAEPAPDSTTPGSYSETTPEAAPGPDSETTAERAPDSTTPGLELEPTAEEAPALETTTPGSHLETTAEAAPGPDSETTAEPAPDSTTPGLELEPTAEEAPALETTAPGSHLETTAEAAPGPDSETTAEPAPDSTTPGSYSETTAEAEPGLDSETIAEPAPDSTTPGTYLKTTAEAAPGPDSETITEPAPDSTTSGSYSETTAEAAPGPDSETTAEPAPDSTTPGLELEPTAEEAPALDTTTPGSHLETTAEAAPGPDSETTAEPAPDSTTPGLELEPTAEEAPALDTTAPGSHLETTAEAAPGPDSETTAEPAPDSTTPGSYSETTAEAEPGPDSETIAEPAPDSTTPGTYLKTTAEAAPGPDSETITEPAPDSTTSGSYSDTTAEAAPGPDSETTAEPAPDSTTPGLELEPTAEEAPALDTTTPGSHLETTAEAGPGPDSETIAEPAPDSTTPGSYSETTAEAEPGPDSETTAERASDSTTPGLELEPTAEEAPALDTTTPGSHLETTAEAIPMPEMETTAEAAPGPDSETTAEPAPDSTTPGLELEPTAEEAPAPDSTTLGSDRETTAAHPAVLPKMDLPAERKPKPHWRQRNCHRG